One region of Desulfatiglans sp. genomic DNA includes:
- a CDS encoding methyl-accepting chemotaxis protein, with the protein MRNVSEYIFPASRLSQEALTSFNDQIKGYNDAILTGDETLFKATEEKADKAKESLKSIASLPGINGDISKKIDDAIESLSLFTASAQSIYLAMATNSADAEKEGEAALLARKTEELRAAFISFTNLFVEELKKELTTTGESVREQQTLNMWAFLFIVIIVCTLTTFISARFITYPIKKTIEVMKEIADGNLTRRLEIKSRDEIGEMGSSFNAFIEKLEKMIFDISRNADELKGSAYNLNELSVSLQSGANQMTKKSNAVTSSSEIMSDNLISVASAIEQASNNVNSMADDTRKMSDTVTEIAKNSETAKNVTTDAVEKTKAASIKVGELGISTKDIGKVTEAITEISEQTNLLALNATIEAARAGEAGKGFAVVATEIKQLAAQTANATQEIKTKIEQIQLSTAETVTQIDEIAQVIDNVNSSVTIINTAVEDQSMTTQEFADKLKDTALGIREINDNISSSSISSKEISSDILDMDKSVNEFSISSHDVSTNTQELFKLAEKLKKVVDKFVISDFKENNDPVSYV; encoded by the coding sequence AGTATATATTCCCTGCTTCCCGTTTAAGCCAGGAGGCGCTTACATCTTTTAACGATCAGATTAAGGGATATAATGATGCGATTTTAACAGGAGATGAAACCCTGTTTAAAGCCACCGAGGAAAAGGCGGACAAGGCAAAAGAGTCGCTCAAGTCAATAGCTTCTCTACCCGGAATCAATGGAGATATATCCAAAAAGATAGACGATGCAATTGAAAGCCTGAGTCTGTTTACAGCATCAGCACAATCCATATATTTAGCCATGGCAACAAACTCTGCCGATGCAGAAAAAGAGGGAGAGGCAGCGCTCCTAGCAAGGAAGACAGAAGAATTGAGAGCGGCATTTATCTCTTTTACCAATCTCTTTGTAGAGGAACTGAAGAAAGAGTTGACCACGACGGGAGAGTCTGTAAGAGAACAACAGACTTTAAATATGTGGGCTTTTCTTTTTATTGTCATTATTGTCTGTACCCTAACGACTTTTATATCTGCCAGGTTTATAACCTATCCGATTAAAAAGACAATTGAAGTAATGAAGGAAATTGCAGATGGAAACCTGACCAGGAGACTTGAAATAAAAAGCCGTGATGAAATTGGCGAAATGGGTAGTTCCTTTAATGCTTTTATCGAAAAGCTTGAAAAAATGATCTTTGATATTTCCAGGAATGCCGATGAATTAAAAGGGTCGGCATATAATCTTAATGAGTTGTCAGTCAGCCTCCAGTCAGGCGCCAATCAAATGACCAAAAAGTCAAATGCGGTTACATCCTCTTCAGAAATCATGAGTGATAATCTTATCTCAGTTGCTTCGGCCATAGAACAGGCGAGTAACAACGTCAATTCAATGGCAGATGATACAAGAAAAATGAGCGACACGGTTACTGAAATTGCAAAAAATTCCGAGACTGCAAAAAATGTCACAACAGATGCAGTGGAAAAGACAAAGGCTGCATCTATTAAAGTAGGCGAACTTGGCATTTCCACAAAAGATATAGGCAAGGTTACTGAAGCGATAACAGAAATATCCGAGCAGACTAATTTACTTGCGTTAAATGCCACAATAGAAGCCGCACGTGCAGGCGAAGCCGGCAAGGGATTCGCTGTTGTCGCCACAGAAATAAAACAACTGGCAGCCCAGACTGCAAATGCAACCCAGGAGATAAAAACTAAAATAGAACAGATACAGCTTTCCACTGCTGAAACTGTTACTCAAATCGATGAAATTGCGCAGGTCATTGATAATGTAAATTCGTCAGTCACTATAATAAACACTGCTGTAGAAGATCAGTCAATGACTACACAGGAATTTGCAGATAAATTAAAAGATACCGCCCTTGGAATCAGAGAGATAAATGATAATATCTCAAGCAGCTCTATTTCATCCAAAGAGATATCTTCAGACATACTTGATATGGATAAATCAGTAAACGAGTTTTCGATCAGCAGTCATGATGTGAGTACTAATACCCAGGAGCTTTTTAAGCTGGCAGAGAAGCTAAAAAAAGTGGTTGATAAATTTGTCATTTCAGACTTCAAAGAGAATAATGATCCGGTATCATATGTTT